TTGGGCTTTGTGAGGTTGCCGGCGGAGTCGAAGGCGTCTTCctcgaagaagaagcggatTTTGTCGCCGGACGTGAGGAAGTATTCGTCGCCTACGTGGTCTGTCTTTTCGCCGGTTGAGAAGCGTGTGAGGGGGTGGTCTGCGAGGGGGAAgttggtgaggagggagtTTGTCTCGTTGAGGAGGGATGTTACGGTTGAGGGGTGGAGGGCGTTGCGGATGATGAGGTAGCCGTTTTGGTGGAAGGAAGTGAGTTGTTCGGTTGTGAGGCCGGAGGTGGTCATTGTGATGGTGGGGACGTGATCGGGCGGTTGGTGGGTGTTTTCGGCGTTTGGCCTCTGAACTTTTCGATTACTATTGTTGGATTATTTGTAGACGATGGTGCTGAGTTCGTTTGGCGTCGAGATCGTAGGGATATAAGTGCTCTGTGAACGAGGTGAGATGTGGTCGAGGTCGTTTTGCTGGCCACCCCACGTCGATTCTCTCCACAGCGGGGTGATATTGTATGCAGGATGTGACACGACGGGGAGCTCCGACAAGATAGGCTACAGCCTGGTTTACTGCCTGTTTTAGTTAGCTTTTCTTATTTATATGATGTTATGATATAAAAGTTTGAGTGTTATACATTGGCTGTATAAAATATCTCACTATCGGAAGGGCAGGTGATGCGTGGTCGTATGGGTCGTATTTCGGTTGACCACGGACAAGAGCTGCACAAAAGACGTCAACTTGCATAGTATTATGTATTATTATAGTGTCGAAAATACGACCCCAATTGTGGTGTGAAATTATGTACAAGAATTAAGCCCTCTTGAACGCCAAAACACAAATCCCCGATATATGTATGCTGCGGGAAGAACACTGAAACAACCCAGCGCCAAGACGTAAACTGCAAATTCATTACTTTCTGTGCTTTAAGCATCAATCGAATCCTCCAGAAAATCATATCCATCTTCGGGAGGCAAGAGATAGGCCGACACCGCTAGACCCGCGGCCGCAAGCAGAGAAATGGCAGCGCTGGCAGTGCTAATGTACCACGAAACATCGAGGTTCCAGCCAGGAATAGTAAACTGATCGTCATTATCATACAGATACGCCTAAACACAGTAAGCTACAATTCGCCAAACGAAATGTCCAAATAAAACGAGGACTATAAGCGGATACGAGGGCAACATACCACAAGAGAAATAATGACAAACTCCACAACAGACACCAAGGTCAGCATGCCGGACACAAACGGCCAGCCAGTCTCGCGCTTGTACTTGCCGCCCCTCATGACGACCAGGAAGCAGACCAAGCTGGCTAGACACATTATGGCGGCCAGCGAGGCCATGAACCCGACCGTCTTCCACATGTCGCAGAAATATCGCTCGCCCGCCTGGCACAAGTCGGCGGTGGGAAATTCCTTGCATGTAGGGCTATCGAGATTCGAGCAGCTCTTGTGTAGACCGATGTGCTTCTCGACGATGTCGCCTTTGGGTGTTGTGACGGAGTATGACACCCAGTtggggatgaagatggatgcGACAATCATGGCGGTCGCTGCATCTCGTTAGTATATGAGCTCATTTCCATTTACATAACCGCAATGACGAGCAATGCAGCGCTGCGCATTTGGACGTTTCTCGTGGCCGTTTTGGTTCGAGTGCTTCATCGACGTCATTGTGTTACGCTGCGTTGCGGGGCGCGACTGGCTGGAGGTGGCGGGAGCCTCAGGAAATGGTAAGGGCAAGAATAAGGATTTCACGTACCGGCTGCAAAGGCCACCAGGGCCGACGAGTATACGTAGACTTGAGTCATGGTCGCGGCGTGCAATGGGTGTTGTCGCGTGGACAACAAAGTGTAGAAGACACGTTGATGAAGGagtttgaagctgttgatTGCGTGGCGGTGTCGAGACTGATTGCTCTGTGGGAGGTAAATGTCTGCCTGGTGGACAAGGGTCTGGTTCGGCTCTGCCAACtgcaagcaccagacatttgatgggGAACGGAGCTACTCGCTTACTTCCAGTCTtgcacaacattgaatgcttcTTCAGGCCGAGTCGGCCGAATCGGGACATGCGATGCTGAAACTGgacacaacaccagcctccAACAACTAAAACTAATTGtcaaagagaagaagtcGCTTTAATTGATACAGAATGTATTCACACTTACAATACAAAGTGGTCCATTGTAGAGTCTGCACGTTGACCAAGtctttgcctcttcttcccttccttcGGTCGTACTCAACTATAGTATACGAAATTGCATCACGGACTTCCACAGCACAAGGTTTGACGATAAAGCATCTaaaaccaccaccctcacAGATCACATCTGCGAATCGTTCCACATCTCATTCCACAAAACAAACTCAACCGAATCCCTTTTCTCACTACCCGCCACGTGAACCCAGGGCCCCATACTCAACTGCCCAAAGACCCTACCCTACGTAATACCGTCGATCTCATCGCCCCCAAGGCAGATCTACAAGTAAGCCCGGATGCCGAAAAATGCCTTTTCAATAGCCCTCAATCCAATGTCTTGGGTGGCCAAAATTCGTCTTTTCAGCTGTTCGGGTTTCTCGCATTGGTACATATCTGATCGACATGGTAAGCTGGACCAACTAAACTGGACCTAGGCGTCGATCGCAACATATATGGGGAAATAGCTGTACGTCAGGGTTTCAGGTCTTATTGCGAGTTGCCTTGCTTGCGAAGAACGCTGGTATTTGGTTGGATGGGCTATGCGATGTTTCTATTTTGGAATTCCAAGCACTTGCAAAGGGAGATGTGTATAATAAGACGGAGCCTGCTCTGCGAAACCGTATCTTGTTCTGGTCTTACGTGACTTCTGTTCTATACTAAGAAAATTAACACTTTGTTAATACAATCTTCCTTGATTCAAGTCACAATGGTTCAATTGTCGCTTTCGACCGCCCtcttcttggcagcaactGCCCTTGCGGCTCCCAACCGCCGCGCCTGTGTTGGACCTCCTATCAACGATGCTACCGTCCAACTCATCAGGGACTCTGAGGGCTTTGTACCCTCACCCAGTGCGTTACGACCTATCTAGATGCCCTTCACGACTTGCCATGTTCAAAATGCTGATTCTTGCCCGTGAAATAGAGCCTGACCCTGTTGGCTACCCCACGGTTGGCTATGGCCACAAGTGCCAAAACTCAGGTTGCTCCGAAGTCAAGTTCCCGTTCCCTCTGAACGAAGATACCGGAACTCAGCTGCTCAAGAGCGACATTACTGTGCGTTGTCCCTTCGCTCTGGTATGTGTGTCCTTACTGACATTTTAAATGCAGCCCGCTCAGCAGTGCATCACCCTTGGAACCGGGTCTAATGTTCggctcaacatcaaccagtATGGTGCTCTGGTCGATTGGGCATTCAACATTGGCTGCGGTGCCGCCAAGTCTTCTACCCTCATCAAGCGTCTTAATGCCGGTGAGGATCCTAACACTGTTATTGCCAATGAGCTGCCGCAGTGGAACAAGGGCGGTGGCAAGGTCTTGCCTGGTCTTGTGAAGAGGAGGGCCGCTGAAGTTAAGCTTGCGCAGACGGCTACTGATCAGGGTGCTCTTCCCGTTGGCTGTTAAGAATACGGTTGTGCGTACGTGGTGTTGATTTGGCGGGGACCAAATTGGCTTTATTAGATACAGAGGAGGGTCAAAGTATCTGAACAAGGAAGGTATCGCATGTCACGTTATGTGCTGAGGCAcattgagctgtgttggtgtataccTGGATATAtccaaatacctttgaccgAAGACTGGACGAGCTTGAAACTTTGAACTTGGACGGCTGTCGTAACCTAGATACATGTGTTTCTACATTCTGCTGATTCTGCCTCGATGTACGTCTTTCTTTCGTGAAGGAGCTGTATTGGTTTTAATTTCCTTTCAATTCATGTAAAACACTATTGAAGTGCCTGTCATGGACGGACCGAAATTTGGTTGCTCACCTCGTGTAAGTCACAATTCACGAACCAGGGTCCCACAGGCCATGGGCTGCAAGGTTTTAAAACCGGCTACCCTCTGCATCAAGGACACAAGGACTGTGCTATTCGGAATGTCAATTCTAGCTGAGAGAGCGATTGAAATGATGTGAGCCAGCAAATTAAATGTAGGGCCACGATAACGCAGGTCATTGACATGCGCGAAGGAGGTGATATGTATGTGTTGGTGCAATGTCATCCCTGGTATTAACTGATGACCCTTCTCAAGTACCACAGGCATTTGCAAGTAAATTCTTTTTTATTAACTAGAAAAAATACATGAAGAGTACATCAACCTAAATCCGATCTCACATAGGCACCAGGCACCATTCTTCAATGCCAATCCGTATCCGTTATTCGGACCGGCACTGCAACAGTTGACCCCCAAAACCCCACATTCACCAGTGCCGTCACCACccgcttcaatgttccgcAATCGCAACGGCCTTCCACCTCCGTTCCCCAAAACCCTCCTCCAACTCGAGTCCATCTCATCGTGAACCCCACGAAATGCGAACACCATCCTCCCTCCGACGACAACTCAGAACCCTCACCCGAGTAAACCCCCTATCACCAAGTCCCCTCCCCTCAATATCACCCTTTCTACACACCCACTTCCAGCgcacaatgtcgtcatcCGTGCTCAAAAAGCCCGTCAAGCTATCATGCATCCAGCTCGCCTCCGGCGCCGACAAGGCCGCCAACCTCAAACACGCAGCCTCGCAGGTCGCCAAAGCCGCTCAGGCAGGATCCAACATTGTCGTCCTCCCAGAATGCTTCAACTCCCCCTACGGATGCCAGTACTTCCCAGACTACGCCGAGACGCTGCTCCCCTCACCACCTACACGCGAGCAGTCGCCGTCTTACCACGCCCTCTCCGCCATGGCATCCGAGAATAAAATCTACCTCGTGGGGGGGTCTATTCCCGAATTCAGCCCTGACACAAAGAAGCACTACAACACGAGCCTGATATTTGGGCCTGATGGGAAATTACTGGGCACCCATCGAAAAGTGCACCTATTTGATATCGACATCCCCGGCAAGATTACGTTCAAGGAGTCCGAGGTTCTCAGCCCGGGGAATAAAGTCACCTTGGTTGATTTGCCCGAGTATGGTACCATTGCCGTAGCAATCTGTTATGACGTGCGGTTCCCTGAGCTGGCTATGATTGCTGCGAGGAAGGGTGCGTTTGCGCTGATTTACCCAGGGGCGTTTAACTTGACGACGGGCGCGCTGCATTGGAAGTTGCTGGCGCAGGGGAGGGCGGTGGATAATCAGATTTACGTGGCCATGTGTAGTCCTGCGAGGGATATGAGCGCTTCGTACAACGCTTGGGGCCATAGTATGATTGTTGATCCTATGGCTAAGGTTTtggtggaggcggaggagaaggaggccaTTATTGAGGCTGAGATTGAGGGGGGTGCGATTGCggaggcgaggaagaatATTCCGTTGAATACGCAGAGGAGGTTTGATGTTTATACTGATGTGAGTGCTTCGGGTGTGAAGTTTGAGGAGCCGGGTTTATAAAGTCAAGTTTAGGCGATTGGCTGAAGGCGTATAAAAATGTAGAGTAGATAGAACGAACAGAttgatcaagatggctgggCATATCGGGCAAGTCACTTTCAGTGCACAAACCCATTTAAGGGGAAAATGTTGATTCGCTATTCTATCCACATTCGCGGGATCCTCTGTTTGAAAAGGTGTCCGAATTCACGATTGAGGATGAATCTTTCCTGTTTGCTTGTCTTGAAGCCATTTTGTGCGCTTCCCAGCGCCCGTGTCCGATCCATTTACCGTCATATCAAATCATTGCAATACATCAAATTGCCGCCATTCTTTTTCTATTTCCTCCATGCCAATCCCATCCTAGTTCGTCACTTATTGCAGAGCCTTCTTAGCAAAggttggcaagatgaagctggcctTGTGGATCTCGGCATTGTAGTAGCGGCACTtagcctcctcctcctcggcagACCACTGGCGCAGGGGAACACGGACGTTGCGGTTGGCGTCCTTGCAGCAGACCATGAAGCCAATCTGGCCAGATGGGTAGGTAGGGATGGTGGTGTAGGCGTATTCGGCAACGGGGAAGATCTCCTTGCAGTCCTTCTTGAGCTGGGTGATGAGAGGCAGGTGGAGCCACTGGTTCTCGGCTGTACAGGAAAAACGGAAAAGTCAGCAAAATACTAGTCCTTTGCCTTGTATGGGCGGGGTGTAGTAGGAGTGTAGAGGACATCGACAAATTTGTCGACCCTCGACAAAAGCAGGTTCGCGTATTGTCATGCTACTCGGGACTACCTGAGGCAGAGCTGAGGAAAGCAGCCGCTAGCTTTTGGAAAGTCCCTAGGAGAGACGGTACGTTTTTCTCTTCTATGAAGTACCAGTTGAAGAATGAAAAGGCTAGAGGTCTGGCAGCTAGCCAGACAACTGGCGTTTTCCTTCTATCAACCTCTGCCGCTCCTAGGGACCCTCTCACTTTCCtcaagaaaaaaagagaacaTACAACCTTGGGTAGTAATGACGCCACCATCGCGCAAGGCATCATGGAGAAGTTGGAAGTAGGGCTTCTTGAACAGGCTCTCTGCGGGGCCCTCGGGATCGGACGAAtcggtgatgatgacatCGAAGCAGTTCTTGTAGTCATCGAGGAATTTGAAGCCGTCACCAACGTGGACCTTGGACTTGGGGTGGTTGAAGCCCTCGGCCATCTTGGGGAGGTATTGTTTGGACAGTCGGATGACAGCCTGTAGGCTGGTGTTAGTCGGAGTGCAGTGTCGCAGTGTCATTTGGATAAACTATAGAATAAGATTAAGCATGAGCAGCATTCGACACCTACCTCGTCAATATCGCAAAGAGTAGCTTCCTCGACGCAGTCGTGCTTGACAACCTCACGAAGCacgccaccatcaccgccaccGATGACAAGCACCTTCTTGGGGTTGGGGTGCGAGTGCATGGCCAGATGGGTGATCATCTCCTGGTAGGAGAACTCGTCGCGCTCGGTGGCCTGGATGACATTGTCCAAGACCAGAACGGTGCCGTAGTCCGTGGACTTGAAGATGAGAACATCCTGGTACTGGCTCTTCTCGTGGTGCAAGACCTTCTCAACCTTGAGGGTCATGGCCTGGCCTAGGATGAGGTATGAGTTTCGTGCGGAAAACGTGAATAAGCTCCGTCATGAGTTGGTGGCGTGCTTACCGGGCCACATGTCCGAGATCTCTCGGAACCAGCCATCTGGAATCGAGTTAGTGAATATATTCTCCTCATAGTCGCGCCATGCAATTGTCAAGTAAGCAACGTGAGATGCCGTAGGCGACGGTTCAATGGGACGACTAGTCGACCATACGCCGCCAAATAGTGATTGCGCAGCTCTATTAATGGCTTCAAAGTAGTTCTTGCACAAGGCCGCAGGATATCCATCAATGGGCTATCGCAATGGCATCATGTAGCGCAAAGTGAGACTTTGTGCCTCACAGCGCGGGGTAGCAAAAAAGTTGAGCGAAAACAAAAACGACATACCCTTGATAGTAGGGTGAACAATCTCAGACATCTTGGCAGAGTATTCGAAATATCGAGAACCGCAAATTGGTTGGCGAAATCGGGGTATCACAGAAGTTGGCGAAGACGAAGGGAAGGAAGAAGTTTTTTGAGCGAAACTCGAATGAAGCTGGGCGTAAGCAACTTTTTGATCCCGATGATGTCTATGGCTTGAGCTGCCGATGGTGGGGTCGAAAATTTTTGGAATTTTTGGAATTTTTGGCAGCGGCGCCCGCGGGGCAGTTCGAGCTGtagaccagactggaagtATCATGTCAACTTTTGTCCACCTTCAAGGTAGGCATGGGGTAAGTTCTCAAAAAATTGCCTACCTGGGTATCTAGCCCACAGTTGGAGACTTGCTATGGATCCCATTTGCAAGTGTTATTCGAACATTGGGCTGGCTTTCGTTCTTGGCGACCGACCAAATGGCTCATGACAATTTGGAGTGCAATTGGCAGGATTTGGATGTGGGCTCGATACATTTGTACGGGTTCGGCACAATCTGGAAGGTTGTCTGGTGCATAGTAAGTTAATTCTGGGAGGGAAAAttggttggcaaggagtGATTGACAAAGGTCAACGTGTAGTTGAAAGTCAAACCGACCTTGTTCAATCGTTTTAGACTCGGGCAATTCGTCCGTAAACAGAGAGACGTACTGTGTTCCAGGTTGTTGCATATTGAATTTGAGCACCAATTGACGCTGGAAAATAAATCACTgagtacttaagtaggtTTCATGCAAGTacaaacttggcaaaggTGCTACTGTCCGTCTGGCAACCAGTAACTACCTTTCCAGACTCCTGTTGAGTGTACACATATACGCAATCACAGGATTGCATACACAACAAGCCTAGCAATCATGGCAAACTTCACAAGTCGAAGCCTGTTGGCCACCTTACGATACTTCCAAGATAATGCGAGCCTGAGAGACCTATCGCTATGATGCTAAGGACGTACTCATATCAGCTCCCAGTTCAAGCTGTGATCATGTCCATCGGCCAGCCATTCCAAGCATTGACGATAAAGGTACTCAATGGCAAGGCTGAGTAATTTCGTACTGGAATTTCAGATGCCTCAAGGCAGTTTAAGAGGCAAAAATGCTTTTTTCCGGAGAGTGTCACCAGCATCTTGCTCGCATGTTGACCTGTGTCCACGATAACTCCAGGTACACACATCTTGCAAACGGTAATTCGGAATCATTCACTTCTTTCGAGGGCATTCAGGCTAATGAGGTAAGATGTAGGTCATAGATTTCCCGGGCTGGAATAATTGTTTGGAACGACAACGAATCTCTGGCGACCCAAGGCCAACCACAGGCTCAATGGCTCATTTAGGTCTCGACGGTAAGATTAGTTTGCACAGAGGCATGAGCAAACGACAGCATACCATCAATGCTGGAGCACAAGAGTGACGACGCTGAGATGACCTCGGGTTCTGAATAGAGTGCCTACTCTGACTGGTTATATTGCCAACATCCCAGCATATTGACGGGTCGAATATATCAGCCTGTTCATAAGACTTGGTAAATGTTCAAGCTATTACTACCAGTTTATCCATGTCTCTCACCGCTTATAATACTAAACGGCGGTTTGTTAATTGTCCCATGGTATTAACAGTCCCCCAATCTTTGATATCAAATTCTATATGCACCCTACCAAGGGTTGGGGGTCACCTACTATTAGTGTAGCCTCTTCCTTACTGGCAGGTCCAATTGTTTGCTAACCCATGTCGTCTTGTGATGGCGCTGGGATCTGTACAGAAATACGCTGCAGTTTGTTAGATTGCATTGTGAAGAGGACAGCGCAGAACCACTCTCAGACCTTGGCACGACATATGCTGCTGCTTTCGGGGTGCGATGGCCCAAAGTTGAAATCCAGGCATGACCCAGTGCCTCCTCGTGCATGATGCACAGTGGATGACTGAGGCAGAACTGCCACCTTCCACCTTCCACCTTCCACCACAAGTCTCAGGTTGTCCATTCAGACTGGGTGTGGTTTACAATGTGACTCAACAAGCTCCAGCCTCTCCTCTTTTGCATTCACAGAAGCATCAAATTGCATTGGAATGCGAATCAACTCCGTTTCCATTTTGCAGCCTTCAGTCTATCCGCCCCGGCTCCCGTCTTTTCCGCAGTATGCGGAGTACAGTACCCAACTCTCAAAAACGGATCATGCCATGCTTGTAAAGTGGAACGGCCCGTCGAGAAGGCTAACATGACTGGTGACATAGACAAGAACGCACAAAATCAACAAGACATCAGCAGATGGGGGCAGCTGTCCTGTGGCTGGTCCAAGGGTGCATCAATGTGCCACGAAGACTGCAAAATCCACATGGCACATGGAGTCATGAattgc
The genomic region above belongs to Pochonia chlamydosporia 170 chromosome 2, whole genome shotgun sequence and contains:
- a CDS encoding nitrilase family protein (Nit3) (similar to Metarhizium acridum CQMa 102 XP_007807469.1) yields the protein MSSSVLKKPVKLSCIQLASGADKAANLKHAASQVAKAAQAGSNIVVLPECFNSPYGCQYFPDYAETLLPSPPTREQSPSYHALSAMASENKIYLVGGSIPEFSPDTKKHYNTSLIFGPDGKLLGTHRKVHLFDIDIPGKITFKESEVLSPGNKVTLVDLPEYGTIAVAICYDVRFPELAMIAARKGAFALIYPGAFNLTTGALHWKLLAQGRAVDNQIYVAMCSPARDMSASYNAWGHSMIVDPMAKVLVEAEEKEAIIEAEIEGGAIAEARKNIPLNTQRRFDVYTDVSASGVKFEEPGL
- a CDS encoding lysozyme (similar to microsporum gypseum CBS 118893 XP_003169955.1), which produces MVQLSLSTALFLAATALAAPNRRACVGPPINDATVQLIRDSEGFVPSPKPDPVGYPTVGYGHKCQNSGCSEVKFPFPLNEDTGTQLLKSDITPAQQCITLGTGSNVRLNINQYGALVDWAFNIGCGAAKSSTLIKRLNAGEDPNTVIANELPQWNKGGGKVLPGLVKRRAAEVKLAQTATDQGALPVGC
- a CDS encoding pre-mRNA splicing factor (similar to Metarhizium robertsii ARSEF 23 XP_007821795.1), encoding MTQVYVYSSALVAFAAATAMIVASIFIPNWVSYSVTTPKGDIVEKHIGLHKSCSNLDSPTCKEFPTADLCQAGERYFCDMWKTVGFMASLAAIMCLASLVCFLVVMRGGKYKRETGWPFVSGMLTLVSVVEFVIISLVAYLYDNDDQFTIPGWNLDVSWYISTASAAISLLAAAGLAVSAYLLPPEDGYDFLEDSIDA
- a CDS encoding spermidine synthase (similar to Aspergillus terreus NIH2624 XP_001210637.1), which codes for MSEIVHPTIKDGWFREISDMWPGQAMTLKVEKVLHHEKSQYQDVLIFKSTDYGTVLVLDNVIQATERDEFSYQEMITHLAMHSHPNPKKVLVIGGGDGGVLREVVKHDCVEEATLCDIDEAVIRLSKQYLPKMAEGFNHPKSKVHVGDGFKFLDDYKNCFDVIITDSSDPEGPAESLFKKPYFQLLHDALRDGGVITTQGSENQWLHLPLITQLKKDCKEIFPVAEYAYTTIPTYPSGQIGFMVCCKDANRNVRVPLRQWSAEEEEAKCRYYNAEIHKASFILPTFAKKALQ